One window of Nicotiana tomentosiformis chromosome 11, ASM39032v3, whole genome shotgun sequence genomic DNA carries:
- the LOC104092581 gene encoding F-box/FBD/LRR-repeat protein At1g13570-like has protein sequence MMTNSYKRLRDGRDKLDRLTDLPINVRHQIQEYMTIEDAVRMSVLSSKWRHIWASNPKLTISADFCRKGKQSSTTGIINRVLLHHYGPIKTFLLDLSIINPSEHSVIDLWMLHLSRNGLVELTLRFLEYLNTPYKLPSSVYGVELEYLNLSNCIFRPPCSFSGFHKLKSLSLSRVSFQLDVATSFLYVPNLLDLMFTQCSGLHHLNIYAPELLCLKFSHCGIDTIKWISFKDCRKVNFFAVLPQEEVSQSRQHEAMNLVELLSSLPEVKALILDGCSLKFLASGNVARRLSTMLNHLVNLEFYGFDFNDEDQISSLLCILRSSPNLKLLNLLLSRIKKGSRKIDVNQLKGQGCMIDELNNLRALGIHRFHGSKVELLFVRLVLASAPILEKMIINVDEEVSERQATKISKIIGVFAYSRPALTQVICQRHQP, from the exons ATGATGACAAATAGCTataaaagacttcgagatggAAGGGACAAACTTGATAGACTTACAGATCTTCCTATTAATGTCAGACACCAAATTCAGGAGTACATGACTATTGAAGATGCCGTAAGAATGAGTGTTTTGTCCAGTAAGTGGAGACATATTTGGGCTTCAAATCCAAAGCTCACAATTTCTGCGGACTTCTGCAGAAAAGGAAAGCAATCAAGCACAACAGGCATCATTAATAGAGTACTATTGCATCATTATGGACCAATTAAGACATTTCTCCTTGATCTTTCAATAATAAATCCTTCTGAGCACTCAGTTATTGATCTATGGATGCTACATTTGTCAAGAAATGGTCTTGTGGAGCTCACCCTTCGGTTTTTAGAATATCTCAATACTCCTTATAAGTTGCCTTCCTCTGTGTACGGTGTAGAGCTAGAATATTTGAATCTCTCAAACTGCATTTTCAGGCCACCATGCAGTTTTAGCGGTTTCCACAAGCTGAAAAGCCTTTCACTAAGTCGAGTCTCCTTTCAATTAGATGTTGCAACTTCTTTCCTCTATGTTCCAAACCTTCTAGATCTGATGTTTACACAGTGTAGTGGTCTTCATCACTTGAATATATATGCCCCAGAACTTTTATGTTTAAAATTTTCCCATTGTGGCATTGACACAATTAAATGGATTTCTTTCAAGGACTGTCGGAAGGTAAATTTTTTTGCAGTTCTACCACAAGAAGAAGTTTCACAAAGCAGACAACATGAAGCAATGAACTTGGTAGAACTTCTCAGCAGCTTGCCTGAAGTTAAAGCACTTATCTTGGACGGATGCTCCCTCAAG TTTTTGGCTTCTGGTAATGTAGCAAGGAGGTTGTCAACGATGCTCAATCATTTGGTCAATCTCGAATTTTATGGTTTCGATTTTAATGATGAAGATCAAATTTCTTCCCTTCTATGCATCCTTAGAAGTTCTCCCAATTTGAAGTTACTTAACCTTCTA TTGAGTCGGATCAAGAAAGGTTCCAGGAAAATAGATGTAAATCAGTTGAAAGGACAAGGCTGCATGATTGATGAACTCAATAACCTTCGAGCTTTGGGAATACATAGATTCCATGGTTCAAAAGTGGAATTGTTGTTTGTAAGGTTAGTGCTGGCGTCTGCGCCTATTCTCGAGAAGATGATCATTAACGTAGATGAAGAAGTTAGTGAAAGGCAGGCAACTAAGATTTCTAAGATCATTGGCGTCTTCGCCTATTCTCGACCAGCTCTTACACAAGTTATATGCCAAAGGCATCAGCCTTGA